In Leucobacter insecticola, one DNA window encodes the following:
- a CDS encoding AAA family ATPase: MWSVDRRKRPDAKGRGESDAKKTAARPGDPGAGANSDGSSRAEQFPDSGADQPVSEGSLAKAPEPRSDEAHTEQLTGHVSLVDSYADAHAEWRRELATIGGTNPLLHFDDRPANRIELSTTHPGGLPQFITGNKILLSALIRDDLALRHARAAAARVTDKVVEMRTVRGLETVNLGVGIAKWSFEGDDFCAPVLLRPLAIRRYGRDFELKLKQFPVVNSELIRVLREQFGINLDARSLIELSQSEGVFKPQPVIDRLRQMVAGVPGFVVQPRLVVSSFHNVSQQMVADAKGLDTPLLQAICGNEPAKRRLAESYRPVTATPPDDRSPDTDRYLYDADAEQDDVLAQIDAGHSVVVHTLPGTGGTQTVVNAIGSLVRAGKRVLVVSPRRATLDGITHRLARTGLTGLSVSPRRLRRNLVESISRNENARPEHLRDVDEALIRLRGVLSDYRTAISTPDKRFGVSPLEALRNLTLLALSDSPPSTTVRLDDQALGQLTLDRSSIAEALTEVARLGQFQYGPEDSPWYGVDFASTEEARGAYGLAVELAESKLPRLVSMANEVIGQTSMRPYETIAELGIFLRLLIGIRDTLDRFTPEVYDRSLTEVIAAHAPRGEDMSAANKRRLRKLAREYVRPGVHITDMYSRLVQIQQQRVLWQRYTTVAGTRPEVPLGIADVVVAFQSAYQDLDELDRVLGTVGDSARMKNLSLAALAARISDLARESEVLQNIQERTTIVERLRASHLEPLLEDLSSRHVPAEEVAAELELAWWQSALERMLQTNAALLSANTSVIERLEADFRLVDDAHAGANGTLLAASLADAWRVAVLDNKQEALALRELLRSGYVSAQALARHAPNLLGVLAPVWAMSPYEVAQLPSSMHFDTVLLVDAGATTLVENLGAIRRARQVVAFGDTMTQTPSAFEISVGAPESAEQVDVEELHSRSAFAKLGEVLPTLTLTHSYRAGGEDLTNLVNSRFYDGAIKSLPWAGSFLGHSSLTYEFVRGGQGLPDQQTGAVESTDAEVERVVQLVLEHASERPGESLMVITASERHAVRVYQSVLQAFSKLPQYREFLLGERAEPFAVLTLEQATAQSRDRVIFSIGYGRTPHGRVLSNFGALGQPGGERLLAVAMTRARRAMTIVSCFKPEDLDTARIKHGVVELAELLAFEHPKPAPPSLPAERDPMLGELADRLQALGLTVAIDYRGEIPLAASFEDRAIAIDLDLGDGADSLRDSLRLRPAVLRRLGWHYHRVQSFDLFSDPDEVARRIARILGCEGEDTPPAAPEFSAL, encoded by the coding sequence GTGTGGAGTGTGGATCGGCGCAAGCGACCGGATGCCAAGGGTCGCGGCGAAAGCGATGCAAAGAAGACGGCAGCCCGCCCAGGCGACCCCGGCGCTGGTGCCAATAGCGATGGCTCCAGCCGCGCTGAACAGTTCCCAGATTCGGGAGCCGATCAGCCGGTGAGCGAGGGCTCGCTTGCCAAAGCGCCTGAGCCGCGCAGTGACGAAGCTCACACTGAGCAACTGACCGGGCACGTTTCGCTCGTAGACAGCTATGCCGATGCGCACGCCGAATGGCGACGCGAGCTCGCAACGATCGGCGGCACGAATCCGCTGCTGCACTTCGATGACCGACCGGCGAACCGGATCGAGCTTTCCACCACCCACCCGGGCGGCCTGCCGCAGTTCATCACCGGCAATAAGATTCTGCTCTCGGCTCTGATCCGCGACGATCTCGCCCTACGCCACGCACGCGCCGCCGCGGCCCGCGTGACGGACAAGGTCGTTGAAATGCGCACTGTGCGTGGCCTTGAGACCGTGAACCTTGGGGTCGGGATCGCGAAGTGGAGCTTTGAGGGCGACGACTTCTGTGCACCTGTGCTGCTGCGCCCGCTCGCGATTCGCCGTTACGGCCGCGACTTCGAACTCAAGCTGAAGCAGTTCCCGGTTGTCAATTCCGAGTTGATTCGCGTGCTCCGTGAGCAATTCGGGATCAACCTTGACGCTCGCTCCCTGATTGAACTCTCGCAGTCCGAGGGAGTGTTTAAGCCGCAGCCCGTAATCGATCGGCTGCGCCAAATGGTCGCGGGAGTTCCCGGATTTGTGGTGCAGCCGCGGCTCGTAGTGTCGTCATTTCACAACGTTTCGCAGCAGATGGTGGCCGACGCAAAGGGTCTTGACACACCGCTGCTTCAAGCGATCTGCGGCAATGAACCGGCAAAGCGCCGACTCGCTGAGTCATATCGACCGGTCACGGCGACGCCCCCGGATGACCGCTCGCCCGACACAGACCGATACCTCTACGACGCTGACGCCGAGCAAGACGATGTGCTCGCGCAGATTGATGCTGGACACTCGGTGGTGGTGCATACGCTGCCCGGTACCGGCGGCACCCAGACCGTTGTGAACGCAATTGGAAGTCTGGTGCGCGCAGGCAAGCGTGTGCTTGTGGTGTCTCCGCGACGCGCGACTCTTGACGGCATCACGCATCGTCTCGCGCGCACGGGACTGACCGGACTGTCGGTCAGCCCTCGCCGCCTCCGCCGCAACCTCGTCGAATCGATCAGCCGCAACGAAAACGCGCGTCCGGAGCACCTTCGCGATGTTGATGAGGCGCTCATTCGACTGCGCGGCGTGCTGAGCGACTACCGGACCGCGATCTCAACGCCCGATAAGCGGTTTGGTGTCTCTCCGCTTGAGGCCCTGCGAAACTTGACGTTGCTTGCGCTGAGCGATAGCCCGCCGTCCACGACGGTGCGCCTCGACGACCAGGCGCTCGGCCAGCTGACGCTCGATCGCAGCTCGATCGCGGAAGCCCTCACCGAGGTAGCCAGACTCGGCCAGTTCCAGTATGGGCCGGAAGATTCGCCCTGGTATGGCGTCGACTTCGCCTCCACCGAAGAAGCGCGGGGCGCCTACGGTCTTGCCGTGGAACTCGCGGAATCGAAGTTGCCGCGCCTGGTATCGATGGCCAACGAGGTTATTGGGCAGACCTCAATGCGGCCCTACGAGACCATTGCAGAGCTCGGGATCTTCCTGCGACTTCTGATCGGGATCCGTGACACTCTCGACCGTTTCACCCCCGAGGTGTACGATCGTTCGTTGACCGAGGTGATTGCGGCCCACGCGCCACGCGGCGAGGACATGTCAGCCGCGAATAAGCGACGGCTGCGAAAGCTCGCGCGTGAGTATGTGCGCCCCGGCGTGCACATCACGGATATGTATTCGCGGCTCGTGCAGATTCAGCAGCAGCGGGTGCTGTGGCAGCGCTACACCACCGTGGCCGGTACCAGGCCGGAGGTGCCGCTCGGCATCGCTGATGTGGTTGTGGCGTTCCAGAGTGCGTACCAGGATCTTGACGAGCTGGACCGAGTGCTTGGCACTGTCGGTGATAGTGCGCGCATGAAGAACCTGTCGCTCGCCGCTCTCGCCGCTCGGATCTCAGACCTTGCGCGCGAGTCCGAGGTGCTGCAGAACATCCAGGAGCGCACGACAATCGTGGAGCGCCTGCGCGCTTCGCATCTCGAGCCCCTGCTTGAGGATCTTTCCTCGCGCCACGTGCCGGCTGAAGAGGTTGCCGCCGAGTTGGAGCTTGCCTGGTGGCAGTCCGCGCTCGAGCGGATGCTGCAGACGAATGCGGCGCTGCTGAGCGCCAATACGAGCGTGATTGAACGGCTGGAGGCAGACTTCCGCCTGGTCGATGATGCACACGCTGGCGCCAACGGTACGCTGCTCGCGGCGAGCCTCGCCGACGCCTGGCGGGTAGCGGTACTCGATAACAAGCAGGAAGCCCTTGCCCTGCGTGAGCTGCTACGAAGCGGTTACGTGTCGGCTCAGGCGCTTGCTCGGCACGCTCCCAACCTGCTCGGTGTGCTTGCCCCGGTGTGGGCAATGTCCCCCTACGAGGTAGCCCAGCTGCCCAGTTCCATGCACTTCGATACAGTTCTGCTGGTCGATGCGGGAGCGACGACGCTCGTCGAGAACCTTGGCGCGATCCGGCGCGCGCGTCAGGTCGTTGCCTTCGGCGACACGATGACGCAGACGCCCTCAGCCTTCGAGATCTCCGTCGGTGCTCCCGAATCTGCAGAGCAGGTTGACGTTGAGGAGCTGCATTCGAGATCAGCCTTCGCGAAACTGGGCGAGGTGTTGCCGACCCTCACGTTGACCCACAGCTATCGCGCGGGCGGTGAGGATCTCACGAACCTCGTGAACTCCCGTTTCTACGACGGTGCGATCAAGTCGCTGCCGTGGGCGGGCAGCTTCCTCGGGCATTCGAGTCTGACCTACGAGTTCGTGCGCGGCGGCCAGGGACTGCCCGATCAGCAGACCGGTGCGGTGGAAAGCACCGACGCCGAGGTCGAACGGGTCGTACAGCTGGTGCTTGAACACGCGAGCGAACGCCCCGGAGAATCACTGATGGTGATCACCGCGAGTGAGCGCCACGCTGTGCGCGTCTACCAGTCGGTGCTGCAGGCGTTCTCGAAGCTGCCGCAATACCGCGAGTTTTTGCTCGGTGAGCGGGCAGAGCCGTTCGCCGTACTCACGCTTGAGCAGGCGACTGCGCAGAGCCGCGACCGCGTGATCTTCTCGATCGGTTACGGACGCACGCCTCACGGACGGGTGCTGTCAAACTTCGGTGCGCTGGGCCAGCCCGGCGGTGAACGCCTGCTCGCTGTTGCGATGACGCGCGCTCGCCGCGCAATGACGATCGTGAGCTGTTTCAAGCCAGAGGATCTCGACACCGCACGCATCAAGCACGGCGTCGTTGAGCTTGCTGAATTGCTCGCATTTGAGCACCCGAAGCCCGCACCGCCGTCGCTTCCCGCGGAGCGCGACCCGATGCTCGGTGAACTCGCCGACCGGCTGCAGGCCCTCGGACTCACGGTCGCTATCGACTACCGGGGAGAGATCCCGCTCGCGGCATCGTTTGAGGATCGCGCGATCGCGATCGATCTTGATCTGGGTGACGGCGCAGATAGTTTGCGTGACTCGCTACGGTTGCGACCCGCGGTGCTTCGCCGTCTCGGCTGGCACTACCACCGTGTGCAGAGCTTTGACCTGTTCTCGGATCCGGATGAGGTCGCGCGCAGGATCGCCCGTATCCTCGGTTGCGAGGGTGAGGATACGCCCCCGGCGGCGCCGGAGTTCTCTGCGCTGTGA
- a CDS encoding cupin domain-containing protein: MSELLPDGSNQAVNGRGVAIPLDAVPAEDTVSGSPRQGIAELGSIGGCEVGIWELRSGIVTDTEVDELFVVLSGGAIIEFLDEDRSVEVGPGDTVRLIAGSRTRWTVEDHIRKVYIAAE; this comes from the coding sequence ATGAGTGAGCTATTGCCAGACGGCAGCAATCAGGCGGTGAATGGCCGGGGCGTGGCGATCCCGCTTGACGCGGTGCCCGCAGAAGACACGGTATCAGGATCCCCCAGGCAGGGGATCGCGGAACTCGGCAGTATCGGCGGCTGTGAAGTCGGCATTTGGGAACTGCGATCGGGGATCGTCACCGACACCGAGGTCGATGAACTCTTTGTGGTGCTCTCCGGGGGTGCGATCATCGAGTTTTTGGACGAGGATCGTAGCGTTGAGGTCGGCCCGGGGGATACCGTGCGCCTCATCGCCGGATCCCGTACCCGCTGGACCGTCGAGGATCACATCCGCAAGGTTTACATCGCTGCGGAATGA
- a CDS encoding GNAT family N-acetyltransferase, whose amino-acid sequence MAPLGRPIEDPGPLSAGRIALRLIRPRDAEPLRKLLADNRGWLQQWEATHPSGRGIAPGSVSMRPTVRALRRQLRLGTGISFVVSYDGAAVGQLSVSEMSGGALQTAQLGYWISEHVAGRGITPVAVALGIDYLFSVLGLHRAEICIRPENAASLRVVEKLQLRYEGRRSAYIHIDGAWRDHDCFAVTRDEVPGGMLGRLSA is encoded by the coding sequence GTGGCACCGCTCGGCCGTCCTATCGAGGATCCCGGCCCCCTGAGTGCGGGGCGAATTGCGCTGCGCCTGATCCGGCCGCGCGACGCTGAACCACTGCGCAAGCTCCTCGCTGACAACCGCGGCTGGTTGCAGCAGTGGGAGGCCACGCACCCCTCGGGGAGAGGGATCGCGCCGGGATCTGTGTCGATGCGACCGACGGTTCGAGCGCTGCGCCGCCAGTTACGATTGGGAACAGGTATCTCCTTCGTGGTGAGCTACGACGGAGCCGCTGTCGGGCAACTCAGCGTTTCGGAGATGAGTGGTGGCGCTCTCCAAACGGCGCAACTCGGGTACTGGATCTCTGAGCACGTTGCCGGGCGTGGGATTACGCCCGTTGCTGTGGCGCTTGGGATCGACTACCTGTTCTCTGTGCTGGGGCTGCACCGAGCCGAGATCTGTATCCGGCCAGAGAACGCCGCGTCGCTGCGAGTGGTCGAGAAACTGCAGCTGCGCTACGAGGGCAGGCGAAGCGCATACATTCATATTGATGGCGCGTGGCGGGACCACGACTGCTTTGCGGTAACGCGAGATGAAGTGCCGGGCGGAATGCTCGGCAGACTTTCTGCGTAG
- a CDS encoding FmdB family zinc ribbon protein: MPTYAYRCVDCEHNFDIYQSFSDDALTSCPECGGTLRKVFGSLGVTFNGSGFYRTDSRAGDGAKGGSGSGSSSSGSSTASASSGSSSSGSGNGSGAGSSSGA, translated from the coding sequence GTGCCTACCTATGCTTATCGCTGTGTCGATTGCGAACACAATTTCGACATCTACCAGTCGTTCTCAGACGACGCCCTGACGAGCTGTCCCGAGTGTGGCGGCACCCTGCGGAAGGTGTTCGGCTCACTGGGGGTCACGTTCAACGGTTCTGGTTTCTATCGCACCGACTCGCGCGCGGGTGACGGCGCGAAGGGTGGCTCAGGTTCTGGATCAAGCAGTTCGGGGTCATCCACGGCTTCGGCAAGCTCTGGGTCATCGAGTTCGGGATCCGGCAACGGTTCAGGAGCGGGATCCTCTAGCGGCGCTTAG
- a CDS encoding UTP--glucose-1-phosphate uridylyltransferase, whose amino-acid sequence MNETQRVPGRAVTKAVIPAAGLGTRFLPATKAMPKEMLPIVDKPAIQYVVEEAAAAGLDDVLIITGRNKDNLTNHFDSVPELEYTLEQKGDEGKLHKVHVSSELAEVHFLRQGQPLGLGHAVGRARRHVGNESFAVLLGDDLIDARDPLLERMVEEHDQRGATVIALMEVPAASINLYGCAAVEKTSDPDVVRITGLVEKPEAADAPSNLAVIGRYVLRPEIFDIIDDLTPGRGGEIQLTDALNHLAEGKGEGPVFGVIFRGRRYDTGDRADWIKANVLLGVDHHELGAEITDWVLEFADELRARGARS is encoded by the coding sequence ATGAACGAAACTCAGCGCGTGCCTGGTCGAGCTGTTACCAAAGCCGTGATACCGGCCGCCGGGCTTGGAACACGGTTCTTGCCCGCGACCAAAGCCATGCCGAAAGAAATGCTCCCGATTGTCGATAAGCCCGCCATTCAGTACGTGGTCGAAGAGGCGGCGGCCGCAGGGCTCGACGACGTACTCATCATCACCGGGCGCAACAAAGACAACCTGACGAATCACTTCGACAGCGTGCCAGAACTCGAGTACACGCTCGAGCAGAAGGGTGACGAGGGCAAGCTTCACAAGGTCCACGTGTCAAGTGAGCTCGCTGAAGTGCACTTTTTGCGTCAGGGCCAGCCGCTCGGCCTCGGCCATGCGGTTGGGCGTGCACGCAGGCACGTCGGCAATGAATCGTTCGCTGTGTTGCTGGGCGATGATCTCATCGACGCCCGCGACCCTCTGCTTGAGCGCATGGTGGAGGAGCACGATCAGCGCGGCGCCACGGTTATCGCCCTGATGGAGGTGCCCGCTGCCTCGATTAATCTGTACGGCTGCGCAGCGGTCGAGAAGACCTCGGATCCCGATGTCGTGCGTATCACCGGCCTGGTGGAGAAGCCCGAAGCGGCCGACGCTCCATCGAACCTCGCCGTAATTGGGCGGTATGTTCTCCGCCCAGAGATCTTCGACATCATTGATGACCTCACGCCGGGTCGCGGCGGGGAGATCCAGCTCACTGACGCACTGAACCACCTGGCTGAGGGCAAGGGCGAGGGGCCAGTGTTTGGGGTTATTTTCCGTGGACGCCGCTACGATACGGGCGACCGCGCGGACTGGATCAAGGCAAACGTGCTTCTTGGGGTGGACCACCACGAGCTCGGAGCAGAGATCACAGACTGGGTGCTCGAGTTCGCAGATGAGCTGCGCGCGCGGGGCGCTCGTAGCTGA
- a CDS encoding 5-formyltetrahydrofolate cyclo-ligase produces MTETINSAKLRIRESVRSARAARSAADRIQDRIGLTAQLRSLVEARGARSITCYLPVHGEPDTTSFVDWARDEGIDVMLPVSREDRRLDWALLSEAGTVAGRYGIQEPVGPRLPAEAAAQTDLLIIPACAVDVTGMRLGWGLGYYDRLLASLTPCPPVFAVVFGDEILPLVPAEAHDTPVSGAVTPHEIRVFTSKAG; encoded by the coding sequence ATGACTGAGACAATCAACAGTGCGAAACTTCGCATTCGCGAATCGGTGCGGTCTGCCCGTGCTGCTCGCAGCGCAGCGGATCGGATTCAGGATCGGATCGGACTGACGGCCCAGCTGCGTTCACTTGTTGAAGCGCGCGGGGCACGGTCGATCACCTGCTATCTGCCAGTTCATGGAGAGCCGGATACCACCAGCTTTGTTGACTGGGCAAGGGATGAGGGCATCGACGTCATGCTTCCCGTATCGCGCGAGGATCGGCGGCTTGATTGGGCGCTTCTGAGCGAGGCGGGCACCGTCGCTGGGCGCTACGGGATTCAGGAGCCGGTCGGCCCGAGGCTCCCGGCAGAGGCTGCGGCACAAACGGACTTGCTGATCATTCCCGCCTGCGCCGTCGATGTCACCGGCATGAGACTCGGCTGGGGGCTCGGCTACTACGACCGCTTGCTCGCGTCTCTCACCCCGTGCCCGCCGGTGTTTGCGGTGGTATTCGGTGACGAGATCCTGCCGCTCGTGCCCGCCGAGGCGCACGACACCCCCGTCTCAGGAGCCGTCACCCCGCACGAGATCCGCGTGTTCACCAGCAAGGCAGGGTAA
- a CDS encoding uracil-xanthine permease family protein, producing MALPWKLHRDGKSVTQDAIVLPEERLSWPRTIGFGAQHVVAMFGATFLVPLITGFSPTATLFFSGLGTLLFLLITGNRLPSYLGSSFAFIAPIMAATAGGDDLGRASFGILAIGVLMAVVGLVVNRFGTGWINALMPPVVMGSVVALIGFNLAPAVKNNWLGDPANHPDVDQTLSSWVAVATLVAILLITVLFRGLIGRLSIVLGVAVGYVVAVFAGLVDFSPVERAAWIGLPGFHAVGNPFADPTLWGLLPAFLPVVLVLIAENVGHVKSVGLMIKRDMDPLTGRALLADGVSTILAGFGGGSGTTTYGENIGVMAATRVYSTAAYWAAGVMAILLSMSPKVGQLIYSVPPAVLGGVTVALYGLIGLIGIKIWIDNHVDFSKPINQFSAAVPLIVGIANFELKFGAVEFGGIALGTIAAVVVYHFMRTLAKMRGGDVEVAAPVVTGGEETPR from the coding sequence ATGGCCCTGCCCTGGAAGCTGCACCGAGACGGCAAGAGCGTTACTCAAGACGCCATCGTGCTGCCAGAGGAGCGTCTCAGCTGGCCCCGCACCATCGGCTTCGGCGCTCAGCACGTCGTCGCCATGTTCGGCGCCACGTTCCTCGTGCCGTTGATTACGGGCTTCAGCCCCACGGCAACGTTGTTCTTCTCCGGCCTTGGCACCCTCCTGTTTCTGTTGATCACGGGCAACCGCCTCCCCAGTTACCTCGGCTCCTCCTTTGCGTTTATCGCACCGATCATGGCGGCCACTGCCGGCGGAGACGACCTCGGCCGTGCATCGTTCGGGATCCTCGCCATTGGCGTGCTGATGGCCGTTGTCGGCCTGGTCGTGAATCGCTTTGGCACGGGCTGGATCAACGCGCTGATGCCACCCGTCGTGATGGGATCGGTCGTGGCTCTCATCGGTTTCAACCTCGCGCCGGCGGTGAAAAACAACTGGCTGGGAGATCCCGCAAACCATCCTGACGTCGACCAGACACTGTCATCCTGGGTCGCCGTCGCCACGCTCGTCGCGATCCTGCTAATCACGGTTCTCTTCCGGGGTCTCATCGGTCGCCTCTCGATCGTGCTCGGCGTTGCCGTGGGCTACGTCGTTGCAGTGTTCGCGGGCCTCGTGGATTTCTCCCCGGTCGAAAGGGCTGCCTGGATCGGGTTGCCCGGGTTCCATGCGGTGGGCAACCCCTTTGCGGATCCCACACTCTGGGGTCTGCTCCCAGCATTCCTCCCCGTGGTGCTCGTGCTGATCGCGGAAAACGTCGGGCACGTCAAGAGCGTCGGCCTCATGATTAAGCGCGACATGGATCCACTCACCGGTCGTGCCCTGCTCGCTGACGGTGTCTCCACGATTCTCGCGGGCTTTGGTGGCGGATCCGGCACCACCACCTACGGTGAGAACATTGGCGTGATGGCCGCGACCCGCGTCTACTCCACGGCCGCCTACTGGGCGGCGGGCGTGATGGCGATCCTGCTCAGCATGTCACCCAAGGTGGGGCAGCTGATCTATTCAGTTCCGCCCGCGGTGCTCGGCGGAGTGACGGTCGCGCTCTACGGGCTCATCGGCCTGATCGGCATCAAAATCTGGATCGACAACCACGTCGACTTCTCGAAGCCCATCAACCAGTTTTCTGCCGCCGTGCCCCTGATTGTGGGTATCGCGAACTTCGAACTGAAATTTGGCGCGGTCGAGTTCGGAGGCATCGCCCTCGGTACCATTGCCGCCGTTGTGGTCTACCACTTCATGCGAACGCTCGCGAAGATGCGCGGCGGTGACGTTGAGGTTGCGGCACCCGTTGTAACCGGGGGAGAAGAAACACCGCGCTGA